Proteins encoded within one genomic window of Nerophis ophidion isolate RoL-2023_Sa unplaced genomic scaffold, RoL_Noph_v1.0 HiC_scaffold_118, whole genome shotgun sequence:
- the LOC133547483 gene encoding uncharacterized protein LOC133547483 isoform X1 gives MPRVKGHRRALAARTKMAERQSLTPVPPVPEFVARRGTGFRHRVRRWPTSVLTGRQVKFVPPTFHPEKKTVFVIGCSHLRGLVDKDVVLPKVPLSFSFLSVPGGGAADLKKEVGGLQFTWTPDVVCVLAPSNDLNRGPLYAGQEFGMLLTSVRSRWPNVFVLDFPPRLNKPVGLQDRLRQEHHRVATRMGLPYVAVASSFPLDRLELWCSDGVHLSDTGGSPILVKLLCDAALTLFAPDPPASPSLFAPDPPASPSLRRTDGLDPRTWPGVGDEGKMAYVTASADFWRKMAERQSWTPMPPVTKVLARHVTGTSPPAQVVPVMGPQPLPQRKRRHNPQSWITVGQKGKAGTQPVQQSFPIPSNPVWFSSPILDAMEEFAPSSDSDRTAIPPPSEASPGRCRRRRVAIRRAGRREQVPAVRGEPAVIREEPSVQEETQLPLQVFKEEVASVPLRSDSVGEPQSVREEPAVEPSVQEEAQVPLQVFKEKKERT, from the exons ATGCCGCGTGTCAAGGGCCACAGGCGGGCACTAGCTGCCAGGACCAAGATGGCAGAGCGGCAGTCATTGACCCCCGTGCCTCCTGTCCCCGAGTTCGTCGCTC GACGTGGCACTGGCTTCCGCCACCGCGTGCGAAGGTGGCCGACTTCGGTCCTGACTGGCCGTCAGGTGAAGTTTGTCCCTCCAACTTTCCACCCGGAGAAGAAG ACTGTCTTCGTCATCGGCTGCTCCCACCTGAGAGGCCTGGTCGATAAGGATGTCGTCTTACCCAAGGTACctctctctttttcttttctGTCTGTTCCAGGTGGAGGTGCAGCTGACCTGAAGAAAGAGGTGGGGGGCCTGCAGTTCACGTGGACCCCGGATGTCGTCTGCGTGCTGGCCCCGAGCAACGACCTGAACCGTGGGCCCCTCTACGCTGGTCAGGAGTTCGGCATGCTCCTGACCAGTGTCCGCAGCCGCTGGCCCAAT GTGTTTGTTTTGGACTTCCCCCCGCGTCTGAACAAGCCCGTGGGCCTGCAGGATCGGCTGCGTCAGGAGCACCACCGTGTCGCAACACGCATGG GTCTCCCATATGTGGCTGTGGCCAGCAGTTTCCCGCTGGATCGGTTGGAGCTGTGGTGTTCGGACGGC GTGCACCTCAGTGACACAGGTGGCTCGCCCATCCTGGTGAAGCTGTTGTGCGACGCTGCGCTCACCCTGTTCGCACCTGACCCCCCTGCGTCTCCTTCCCTGTTCGCACCTGACCCCCCTGCGTCTCCTTCCCTTCGTCGGACGGACGGCCTAGATCCCCGGACGTGGCCTGGGGTTGGTGATGAGGGAAAG ATGGCCTACGTCACTGCATCTGCTGATTTTTGGAGGAAGATGGCAGAGCGGCAGTCATGGACCCCAATGCCCCCTGTCACAAAGGTCCTCGCTC GGCATGTCACTGGGACGTCGCCACCTGCCCAGGTGGTGCCTGTGATGGGGCCACAACCCCTGCCCCAACGCAAACGCCGCCACAATCCCCAGAGTTGGATCACGGTTGGACAGAAGGGAAAG GCTGGAACACAGCCGGTGCAACAGTCTTTTCCCATCCCGTCCAACCCTGTGTGGTTCAGCAGTCCTATCTTGGATGCCATGGAGGAGTTTGCTCCTTCCTCTGACTCTGACCGCACTGCTATCCCACCACCTAGCGAG GCTTCTCCTGGGAGATGTCGTCGGAGACGTGTGGCCATCAGGCGCGCCGGACGGAGGGAGCAG GTGCCAGCGGTCCGTGGGGAGCCAGCAGTCATCAGGGAGGAGCCTTCTGTCCAAGAGGAAACCCAGTTGCCGCTGCAGGTCTTCAAAGAGGAGGTTGCTTCTGTTCCTCTCCGCAGTGATAGTGTTGGTGAACCTCAGTCTGTCCGGGAGGAGCCTGCTGTGGAGCCTTCTGTCCAGGAGGAAGCCCAGGTGCCTTTGCAGGTCTTCAAAGAGAAG AAGGAGAGAACGTGA
- the LOC133547483 gene encoding uncharacterized protein LOC133547483 isoform X2: protein MPRVKGHRRALAARTKMAERQSLTPVPPVPEFVARRGTGFRHRVRRWPTSVLTGRQVKFVPPTFHPEKKTVFVIGCSHLRGLVDKDVVLPKVPLSFSFLSVPGGGAADLKKEVGGLQFTWTPDVVCVLAPSNDLNRGPLYAGQEFGMLLTSVRSRWPNVFVLDFPPRLNKPVGLQDRLRQEHHRVATRMGLPYVAVASSFPLDRLELWCSDGVHLSDTGGSPILVKLLCDAALTLFAPDPPASPSLFAPDPPASPSLRRTDGLDPRTWPGVGDEGKMAYVTASADFWRKMAERQSWTPMPPVTKVLARHVTGTSPPAQVVPVMGPQPLPQRKRRHNPQSWITVGQKGKAGTQPVQQSFPIPSNPVWFSSPILDAMEEFAPSSDSDRTAIPPPSEASPGRCRRRRVAIRRAGRREQVPAVRGEPAVIREEPSVQEETQLPLQVFKEEVASVPLRSDSVGEPQSVREEPAVEPSVQEEAQKERT from the exons ATGCCGCGTGTCAAGGGCCACAGGCGGGCACTAGCTGCCAGGACCAAGATGGCAGAGCGGCAGTCATTGACCCCCGTGCCTCCTGTCCCCGAGTTCGTCGCTC GACGTGGCACTGGCTTCCGCCACCGCGTGCGAAGGTGGCCGACTTCGGTCCTGACTGGCCGTCAGGTGAAGTTTGTCCCTCCAACTTTCCACCCGGAGAAGAAG ACTGTCTTCGTCATCGGCTGCTCCCACCTGAGAGGCCTGGTCGATAAGGATGTCGTCTTACCCAAGGTACctctctctttttcttttctGTCTGTTCCAGGTGGAGGTGCAGCTGACCTGAAGAAAGAGGTGGGGGGCCTGCAGTTCACGTGGACCCCGGATGTCGTCTGCGTGCTGGCCCCGAGCAACGACCTGAACCGTGGGCCCCTCTACGCTGGTCAGGAGTTCGGCATGCTCCTGACCAGTGTCCGCAGCCGCTGGCCCAAT GTGTTTGTTTTGGACTTCCCCCCGCGTCTGAACAAGCCCGTGGGCCTGCAGGATCGGCTGCGTCAGGAGCACCACCGTGTCGCAACACGCATGG GTCTCCCATATGTGGCTGTGGCCAGCAGTTTCCCGCTGGATCGGTTGGAGCTGTGGTGTTCGGACGGC GTGCACCTCAGTGACACAGGTGGCTCGCCCATCCTGGTGAAGCTGTTGTGCGACGCTGCGCTCACCCTGTTCGCACCTGACCCCCCTGCGTCTCCTTCCCTGTTCGCACCTGACCCCCCTGCGTCTCCTTCCCTTCGTCGGACGGACGGCCTAGATCCCCGGACGTGGCCTGGGGTTGGTGATGAGGGAAAG ATGGCCTACGTCACTGCATCTGCTGATTTTTGGAGGAAGATGGCAGAGCGGCAGTCATGGACCCCAATGCCCCCTGTCACAAAGGTCCTCGCTC GGCATGTCACTGGGACGTCGCCACCTGCCCAGGTGGTGCCTGTGATGGGGCCACAACCCCTGCCCCAACGCAAACGCCGCCACAATCCCCAGAGTTGGATCACGGTTGGACAGAAGGGAAAG GCTGGAACACAGCCGGTGCAACAGTCTTTTCCCATCCCGTCCAACCCTGTGTGGTTCAGCAGTCCTATCTTGGATGCCATGGAGGAGTTTGCTCCTTCCTCTGACTCTGACCGCACTGCTATCCCACCACCTAGCGAG GCTTCTCCTGGGAGATGTCGTCGGAGACGTGTGGCCATCAGGCGCGCCGGACGGAGGGAGCAG GTGCCAGCGGTCCGTGGGGAGCCAGCAGTCATCAGGGAGGAGCCTTCTGTCCAAGAGGAAACCCAGTTGCCGCTGCAGGTCTTCAAAGAGGAGGTTGCTTCTGTTCCTCTCCGCAGTGATAGTGTTGGTGAACCTCAGTCTGTCCGGGAGGAGCCTGCTGTGGAGCCTTCTGTCCAGGAGGAAGCCCAG AAGGAGAGAACGTGA
- the LOC133547483 gene encoding uncharacterized protein LOC133547483 isoform X3 — protein sequence MPRVKGHRRALAARTKMAERQSLTPVPPVPEFVARRGTGFRHRVRRWPTSVLTGRQVKFVPPTFHPEKKTVFVIGCSHLRGLVDKDVVLPKVPLSFSFLSVPGGGAADLKKEVGGLQFTWTPDVVCVLAPSNDLNRGPLYAGQEFGMLLTSVRSRWPNVFVLDFPPRLNKPVGLQDRLRQEHHRVATRMGLPYVAVASSFPLDRLELWCSDGVHLSDTGGSPILVKLLCDAALTLFAPDPPASPSLFAPDPPASPSLRRTDGLDPRTWPGVGDEGKMAYVTASADFWRKMAERQSWTPMPPVTKVLARHVTGTSPPAQVVPVMGPQPLPQRKRRHNPQSWITVGQKGKAGTQPVQQSFPIPSNPVWFSSPILDAMEEFAPSSDSDRTAIPPPSEQPNQGSPDFPFLSHFHQLLQGTTRCSLAC from the exons ATGCCGCGTGTCAAGGGCCACAGGCGGGCACTAGCTGCCAGGACCAAGATGGCAGAGCGGCAGTCATTGACCCCCGTGCCTCCTGTCCCCGAGTTCGTCGCTC GACGTGGCACTGGCTTCCGCCACCGCGTGCGAAGGTGGCCGACTTCGGTCCTGACTGGCCGTCAGGTGAAGTTTGTCCCTCCAACTTTCCACCCGGAGAAGAAG ACTGTCTTCGTCATCGGCTGCTCCCACCTGAGAGGCCTGGTCGATAAGGATGTCGTCTTACCCAAGGTACctctctctttttcttttctGTCTGTTCCAGGTGGAGGTGCAGCTGACCTGAAGAAAGAGGTGGGGGGCCTGCAGTTCACGTGGACCCCGGATGTCGTCTGCGTGCTGGCCCCGAGCAACGACCTGAACCGTGGGCCCCTCTACGCTGGTCAGGAGTTCGGCATGCTCCTGACCAGTGTCCGCAGCCGCTGGCCCAAT GTGTTTGTTTTGGACTTCCCCCCGCGTCTGAACAAGCCCGTGGGCCTGCAGGATCGGCTGCGTCAGGAGCACCACCGTGTCGCAACACGCATGG GTCTCCCATATGTGGCTGTGGCCAGCAGTTTCCCGCTGGATCGGTTGGAGCTGTGGTGTTCGGACGGC GTGCACCTCAGTGACACAGGTGGCTCGCCCATCCTGGTGAAGCTGTTGTGCGACGCTGCGCTCACCCTGTTCGCACCTGACCCCCCTGCGTCTCCTTCCCTGTTCGCACCTGACCCCCCTGCGTCTCCTTCCCTTCGTCGGACGGACGGCCTAGATCCCCGGACGTGGCCTGGGGTTGGTGATGAGGGAAAG ATGGCCTACGTCACTGCATCTGCTGATTTTTGGAGGAAGATGGCAGAGCGGCAGTCATGGACCCCAATGCCCCCTGTCACAAAGGTCCTCGCTC GGCATGTCACTGGGACGTCGCCACCTGCCCAGGTGGTGCCTGTGATGGGGCCACAACCCCTGCCCCAACGCAAACGCCGCCACAATCCCCAGAGTTGGATCACGGTTGGACAGAAGGGAAAG GCTGGAACACAGCCGGTGCAACAGTCTTTTCCCATCCCGTCCAACCCTGTGTGGTTCAGCAGTCCTATCTTGGATGCCATGGAGGAGTTTGCTCCTTCCTCTGACTCTGACCGCACTGCTATCCCACCACCTAGCGAG cagcccaatcagggaagcccagacttccccttcCTGAGCCACTTCCACCAGCTCTTACAGGGGACCACGAGGTGTTCCCTGGCCTGCTGA
- the LOC133547483 gene encoding uncharacterized protein LOC133547483 isoform X4 has protein sequence MPRVKGHRRALAARTKMAERQSLTPVPPVPEFVARRGTGFRHRVRRWPTSVLTGRQVKFVPPTFHPEKKTVFVIGCSHLRGLVDKDVVLPKVPLSFSFLSVPGGGAADLKKEVGGLQFTWTPDVVCVLAPSNDLNRGPLYAGQEFGMLLTSVRSRWPNVFVLDFPPRLNKPVGLQDRLRQEHHRVATRMGLPYVAVASSFPLDRLELWCSDGVHLSDTGGSPILVKLLCDAALTLFAPDPPASPSLFAPDPPASPSLRRTDGLDPRTWPGVGDEGKMAYVTASADFWRKMAERQSWTPMPPVTKVLARHVTGTSPPAQVVPVMGPQPLPQRKRRHNPQSWITVGQKGKAGTQPVQQSFPIPSNPVWFSSPILDAMEEFAPSSDSDRTAIPPPSEPNQGSPDFPFLSHFHQLLQGTTRCSLAC, from the exons ATGCCGCGTGTCAAGGGCCACAGGCGGGCACTAGCTGCCAGGACCAAGATGGCAGAGCGGCAGTCATTGACCCCCGTGCCTCCTGTCCCCGAGTTCGTCGCTC GACGTGGCACTGGCTTCCGCCACCGCGTGCGAAGGTGGCCGACTTCGGTCCTGACTGGCCGTCAGGTGAAGTTTGTCCCTCCAACTTTCCACCCGGAGAAGAAG ACTGTCTTCGTCATCGGCTGCTCCCACCTGAGAGGCCTGGTCGATAAGGATGTCGTCTTACCCAAGGTACctctctctttttcttttctGTCTGTTCCAGGTGGAGGTGCAGCTGACCTGAAGAAAGAGGTGGGGGGCCTGCAGTTCACGTGGACCCCGGATGTCGTCTGCGTGCTGGCCCCGAGCAACGACCTGAACCGTGGGCCCCTCTACGCTGGTCAGGAGTTCGGCATGCTCCTGACCAGTGTCCGCAGCCGCTGGCCCAAT GTGTTTGTTTTGGACTTCCCCCCGCGTCTGAACAAGCCCGTGGGCCTGCAGGATCGGCTGCGTCAGGAGCACCACCGTGTCGCAACACGCATGG GTCTCCCATATGTGGCTGTGGCCAGCAGTTTCCCGCTGGATCGGTTGGAGCTGTGGTGTTCGGACGGC GTGCACCTCAGTGACACAGGTGGCTCGCCCATCCTGGTGAAGCTGTTGTGCGACGCTGCGCTCACCCTGTTCGCACCTGACCCCCCTGCGTCTCCTTCCCTGTTCGCACCTGACCCCCCTGCGTCTCCTTCCCTTCGTCGGACGGACGGCCTAGATCCCCGGACGTGGCCTGGGGTTGGTGATGAGGGAAAG ATGGCCTACGTCACTGCATCTGCTGATTTTTGGAGGAAGATGGCAGAGCGGCAGTCATGGACCCCAATGCCCCCTGTCACAAAGGTCCTCGCTC GGCATGTCACTGGGACGTCGCCACCTGCCCAGGTGGTGCCTGTGATGGGGCCACAACCCCTGCCCCAACGCAAACGCCGCCACAATCCCCAGAGTTGGATCACGGTTGGACAGAAGGGAAAG GCTGGAACACAGCCGGTGCAACAGTCTTTTCCCATCCCGTCCAACCCTGTGTGGTTCAGCAGTCCTATCTTGGATGCCATGGAGGAGTTTGCTCCTTCCTCTGACTCTGACCGCACTGCTATCCCACCACCTAGCGAG cccaatcagggaagcccagacttccccttcCTGAGCCACTTCCACCAGCTCTTACAGGGGACCACGAGGTGTTCCCTGGCCTGCTGA